A part of Haliotis asinina isolate JCU_RB_2024 chromosome 10, JCU_Hal_asi_v2, whole genome shotgun sequence genomic DNA contains:
- the LOC137299147 gene encoding uncharacterized protein isoform X1 produces the protein MFRFLLVITVVTVVTMCFDEEAWYNAEDGDDIGLADLLDEEDIQAILKKYDIDDNGQLNEDELELGRGEISAAVRRKQKELRKNPGGADDKTEKPEVAAPEQRENNNNYILLSVIGGGVVLVLAAGVMKRQQTPVSTPMSPDAERLLLKKREEWLDKMSSQNVVHKQQGGVNNSKQSTLLPTASINTKTKAQASRPDIVPTDDTQTLTNTTDTGKLESKIDPQTEKSEDKSDQLKPGEQTDKCESISTLCESMCTQSQMKAVSSLTHTDPAEMSDQPQNNQKQTLGGKPKPSQGVSTDSEGAGDHLEKDSVSHTHRQTAQAKRAPATSNTNNLRQFLSSVLDSTIDITTTGKIRYSVGSLTINAKDVPEQPAGIPAFLGEVMKKIVPRQISRIKYMMKCYSSCEEFHPHYNDQLVTAAGDWFKQYSVDVIMDSLKSESANAEEDDLWSDYDNTHVASEAVNFLLCVSGWLKDCVQVPDSLLSRLLQQHEDTACAAKKDNSVLFLTVLLQAAGQQVASVERMDEVILTEGKTLRALEILLDNAAAGAVLAIALEKEVPEAAKGLGNYFEKSSLFGPLLAVSTVPTKFLRKHQITLTGNAASPFTSMRGFPRVTESDLHLVESAIQEGLHRCWNVVYNALRKVVTSKASREQGLSWIASVINLNELRTSALLQNDSQVQACCSDGYMVNFCGMLLEFFLPIYSDKDKLDKVNLGYSTSEACRLNYDFETCLAGGQIVSDTSEEQGMGSVPKDLQSQHNFITECFHLNQRALNVGVLPAIIHYNRMQRDLQLKIESVKGSSLEEQIRNQHVLLTLMWDTCLCDQELVRSVTMFYLSQAGLLQKLLKEAGEGSVSGEEKVKAEKKAFSMIPEFCVKDMAIWFRFVATHAVYVHKGVLQGLPISSFVDCCVSLLERPDIMPGPIPASKMVSCLLQFVNSSKRQSSRGWGSGLMSELAAMVETCPSVQNQLGPALLRTYVSVDVVEGLDVDKDEFDKYSARSEIGKLIEHLWRRADCRTSIVQQCEKEIFQNFLSAILDTLLYMLHDSLSRLANIKKIEVAKQNEHEWNALSMQEKMDKEHFLKNEEHVGKGFMSMANQTLEFIDLLTRAEEVARCFTRQPLAKRSASVICGFLESLCGAKAKDYKVKDFEKYNFSPQQLLLQITTILLRIAREVPASNDNFLVNMATDTDFEASNLDKALSVISSKGLSEEDSLQQFQQLIQQLRQLHEERKSDDMADSDELSVMKELDGVAVEQDKVLEVYTRCMMGYRFLTADIQESHSYLSNLQSLDPRSPKVKTLMKEMKQLRQNLPVHPNAAIFVVQEEERIDVMRALVTGPVGTPYSLGCFVFDIYFPASYPNSAPLVKIITTGGGSVRFNPNLYSDGKVCLSLLGTWHGGDASEKWNPSKSSIYQVLVSIQSLILIPDPMFNEPGYEGMKGKAEGDRQSAAYNWKIRLNTLRHAILGQLRNPPPGLEKVIRQHFAVQKDCVLRQCREWLAECEDEDQAKRLRQLVTAICAQLKHLQPDEEEEEEGDGDSD, from the exons ATGTTTCG GTTTTTGTTAGTAATAACTGTGGTGACTGTGGTGACCATGTGCTTTGATGAAGAAGCTTGGTACAATGCTGAAGATGGAGATGACATTGGCCTGGCAGACCTGCTGGATGAG GAGGACATTCAGGCAATTCTGAAAAAGTATGACATAGATGATAATGGACAGCTGAACGAGGATGAACTTGAGCTAGGAAGAGGGGAAATATCAGCAGCAGTGAGGCGAAAACAGAAGGAACTGAGGAAGAATCCTGGGGGAGCAGATGACAAAACGGAGAAG CCTGAGGTAGCAGCTCCTGAACAGAGGGAGAACAACAACAATTATATATTGTTGTCTGTGATTGGTGGAGGAGTAGTGTTGGTGCTTGCTGCTGGTGTGATGAAGAGGCAGCAGACTCCAGTGTCTACTCCAATGTCTCCAGATGCAGAGA GATTATTGTTGAAGAAAAGAGAGGAATGGCTAGACAAGATGTCCAGTCAGAATGTGGTTCACAAGCAGCAGGGAGGTGTGAACAATTCCAAACAATCCACACTGTTACCTACAGCAAGTATTAATACAAAGACCAAAGCACAGGCATCAAGACCTGACATAGTTCCAACAGACGACACACAAACATTAACTAACACTACAGACACTGGCAAACTAGAATCCAAAATTGACCCACAAACTGAGAAGAGTGAAGACAAATCTGATCAACTAAAGCCAGGTGAACAAACAGACAAGTGTGAAAGTATCTCTACCCTGTGTGAAAGTATGTGTACCCAGTCCCAGATGAAAGCCGTTAGCAGTCTTACCCATACAGACCCAGCAGAGATGTCAGATCAGCCCCAAAATAACCAGAAGCAGACTTTAGGAGGAAAACCAAAGCCATCACAAGGTGTATCAACTGATTCAGAAGGTGCTggtgatcatttggaaaaagaCTCTGTATCACATACACATAGACAAACAGCACAAGCAAAGAGAGCACCTGCAACATCAAACACAAATAATTTACGACAGTTCCTCTCCAGTGTTCTCGACTCAACCATA GACATCACCACCACTGGGAAGATCAGGTATAGTGTAGGAAGTCTGACCATCAATGCTAAAGATGTACCAGAACAGCCTGCTGGTATCCCTGCCTTCCTAGGTGAAGTAATGAAGAAGATAGTTCCACGTCAGATTAGTCGCATCAAGTACATGATGAAGTGTTACAGCAGCTGCGAGGAGTTCCATCCTCACTACAATGACCAACTGGTGACCGCTGCAGGTGACTGGTTCAAACAGTACAGTGTTGATGTTATCATGGACAGCCTCAAGTCAG AGTCAGCTAATGCCGAGGAGGACGATCTGTGGTCTGACTATGACAATACACATGTTGCA AGTGAGGCTGTGAACTTCctgttgtgtgtgagtgggtggttgAAGGACTGTGTTCAGGTTCCTGACAGCCTGTTGTCAAGGTTACTACAGCAACATGAGGACACTGCATGTGCTgccaagaaagataactctgtcCTATTCCTGACTGTATTGCTTCAGGCTGCAGGACAACAAGTAGCCAGTGTTGAGAG GATGGATGAAGTGATTCTCACTGAGGGCAAGACACTCAGAGCTCTGGAAATATTACTTGACAAT GCTGCTGCAGGAGCTGTTTTAGCCATTGCTCTAGAGAAGGAAGTGCCTGAGGCCGCCAAGGGACTG GGCAATTATTTTGAGAAGTCATCCCTGTTTGGACCTCTCCTGGCAGTGTCCACGGTGCCAACTAAATTCCTGCGGAAGCATCAGATCACCCTGACCGGGAATGCAGCGTCACCTTTCACATCTATGAGAGGCTTCCCTCGAGTCACAGAGTCCGATCTCCACCTTGTTGAA TCAGCAATCCAGGAGGGACTCCATCGTTGTTGGAACGTGGTGTACAATGCCCTGAGAAAGGTTGTCACCTCCAAGGCGTCAAGGGAGCAGGGCCTGTCCTGGATTGCCAGTGTCATTAACCTGAACGAGTTGCGCACGTCAGCCCTGTTGCAGAATGATTCCCAAGTTCAAGCATGCTGCAGTGATG GGTATATGGTGAACTTCTGTGGGATGTTGCTGGAGTTCTTCCTGCCAATCTACAGCGACAAGGACAAGCTGGACAAGGTCAACCTCGGATACTCCACATCAGAGGCATGTCGGCTCAACTATGACTTTGAGACATGTCTGGCTGGGGGACAGATAG TGAGTGATACATCTGAAGAGCAAGGAATGGGCTCTGTTCCAAAGGATCTACAGTCACAACACAACTTTATCACAGAGTGTTTTCACTTAAACCAGCGGGCTCTTAATGTGGGCGTCCTTCCTGCCATCATTCACTACAACAGGATGCAGAG agacctGCAACTGAAAATAGAGTCTGTAAAGGGAAGCAGCCTTGAAGAGCAGATTCGCAACCAGCACGTG CTGCTGACTCTGATGTGGGACACCTGTCTGTGTGACCAGGAGCTTGTCCGCAGTGTCACAATGTTCTATCTCAGTCAGGCTGGACTGCTGCAGAAGCTCCTGAAGGAAGCAGGGGAG GGATCAGTAAGTGGTGAGGAGAAAGTGAAGGCAGAGAAGAAGGCCTTTTCCATGATACCAGAGTTCTGCGTAAAGGATATGGCCATCTGGTTCCGGTTTGTGGCCACCCATGCAGTCTATGTCCACAAGGGAGTTCTCCAGGGTCTTCCA ATCTCCTCCTTTGTTGACTGCTGTGTAAGCCTCCTGGAGCGACCTGACATCATGCCTGGTCCTATTCCGGCCAGTAAGATGGTCTCTTGTTTGCTCCAATTTGTCAACTCATCAAAAAGGCAAAGCTCAAG AGGATGGGGCAGCGGTCTGATGTCTGAGCTGGCAGCGATGGTGGAGACATGTCCATCAGTACAGAACCAGCTGGGCCCAGCCCTCCTCCGCACCTATGTCAGCGTTGATGTTGTTGAGGGCCTGGATGTGGACAAAGATGAGTTTGACAAATACTCTGCAAG ATCTGAGATTGGCAAACTGATTGAACACCTGTGGAGGAGGGCTGACTGTCGGACATCTATTGTTCAGCAGTGTGAGAAGGAGATATTTCAG AACTTCCTGAGCGCCATCCTGGACACGCTGCTCTACATGCTCCATGATAGTCTCTCCAGACTTGCCAACATCAAGAAGATAGAAGTGGCCAAACAGAATG AGCATGAGTGGAATGCTCTGTCCATGCAGGAGAAGATGGACAAAGAACACTTCCTGAAGAACGAGGAACATGTGGGAAAAGGTTTCATGTCCATG GCTAACCAGACCCTGGAGTTTATTGACCTGTTGACGAGAGCTGAGGAGGTGGCCAGGTGCTTCACACGACAACCACTAGCCAAGAGATCAGCCTCAGTG ATCTGTGGGTTTTTAGAATCTCTATGTGGAGCCAAAGCAAAGGATTACAAGGTGAAAGATTTTGAGAA ATACAACTTCAGTCCACAACAGCTACTGTTGCAAATTACAACAATTCTACTGCGAATTGCCCGAGAGGTGCCAGCCTCAAATGACAACTTCCTGGTGAACATGGCAACTGATACTGATTTCGAGGCCAGCAACCTGGACAAGGCCCTCTCTGTCATAAGCTCCAAGGGTCTGTCTGAAGAGGACAGTCTCCAGCAGTTCCAGCAACTGATACAACAG TTGCGACAGCTTCATGAGGAGAGGAAGTCAGATGACATGGCTGACTCAGATGAGCTAAGTGTGATGAAGGAGCTGGATGGTGTGGCTGTAGAGCAGGACAAGGTGCTGGAGGTCTACACTAGGTGTATGATGGGTTATCGCTTCCTCACAGCAGACATACAG gAAAGTCACAGCTACCTGAGTAACTTGCAGAGTCTTGATCCAAG GTCACCCAAGGTGAAGACTCTGATGAAGGAGATGAAGCAGCTGCGCCAGAACCTGCCGGTCCACCCCAACGCAGCCATCTTTGTTGTTCAG GAGGAGGAGCGTATTGATGTGATGCGAGCTCTGGTAACAGGGCCTGTTGGGACGCCTTACAGCCTGGGTTGTTTCGTGTTTGACATCTACTTCCCCGCCAGCTACCCAAACAGTGCTCCACTAGTGAAGATCATCACCACAGGTGGAGGAAGTGTCAG ATTCAACCCCAACCTGTACTCGGATGGCAAGGTGTGCCTGAGTCTCCTGGGCACGTGGCATGGCGGTGATGCCAGTGAGAAGTGGAACCCTTCCAAGTCCAGCATATACCAG gtgctGGTGTCCATACAGAGTCTCATCCTCATCCCGGACCCTATGTTCAATGAGCCTGGCTATGAGGGGATGAAGGGCAAGGCAGAGGGAGAT CGTCAGAGCGCTGCCTACAACTGGAAGATCCGACTGAATACACTGAGACATGCCATTCTGGGACAATTGAGGAACCCTCCACCCG GCTTAGAGAAGGTGATCCGACAACATTTTGCAGTTCAAAAGGATTGTGTGTTGAGGCAGTGTAGAGAGTGGCTGGCAGAGTGCGAGGATGAGGACCAGGCCAAACGGCTAAGGCAGCTGGTTACTGCCATATGTGCACAACTCAAGCACCTGCAGCCTGAcgaggaggaggaagaagaggGTGATGGAGATAGTGACTGA
- the LOC137299147 gene encoding uncharacterized protein isoform X2 has protein sequence MFRFLLVITVVTVVTMCFDEEAWYNAEDGDDIGLADLLDEEDIQAILKKYDIDDNGQLNEDELELGRGEISAAVRRKQKELRKNPGGADDKTEKPEVAAPEQRENNNNYILLSVIGGGVVLVLAAGVMKRQQTPVSTPMSPDAERLLLKKREEWLDKMSSQNVVHKQQGGVNNSKQSTLLPTASINTKTKAQASRPDIVPTDDTQTLTNTTDTGKLESKIDPQTEKSEDKSDQLKPGEQTDKCESISTLCESMCTQSQMKAVSSLTHTDPAEMSDQPQNNQKQTLGGKPKPSQGVSTDSEGAGDHLEKDSVSHTHRQTAQAKRAPATSNTNNLRQFLSSVLDSTIDITTTGKIRYSVGSLTINAKDVPEQPAGIPAFLGEVMKKIVPRQISRIKYMMKCYSSCEEFHPHYNDQLVTAAGDWFKQYSVDVIMDSLKSESANAEEDDLWSDYDNTHVASEAVNFLLCVSGWLKDCVQVPDSLLSRLLQQHEDTACAAKKDNSVLFLTVLLQAAGQQVASVERMDEVILTEGKTLRALEILLDNAAAGAVLAIALEKEVPEAAKGLGNYFEKSSLFGPLLAVSTVPTKFLRKHQITLTGNAASPFTSMRGFPRVTESDLHLVESAIQEGLHRCWNVVYNALRKVVTSKASREQGLSWIASVINLNELRTSALLQNDSQVQACCSDGYMVNFCGMLLEFFLPIYSDKDKLDKVNLGYSTSEACRLNYDFETCLAGGQIVSDTSEEQGMGSVPKDLQSQHNFITECFHLNQRALNVGVLPAIIHYNRMQRDLQLKIESVKGSSLEEQIRNQHVLLTLMWDTCLCDQELVRSVTMFYLSQAGLLQKLLKEAGEGSVSGEEKVKAEKKAFSMIPEFCVKDMAIWFRFVATHAVYVHKGVLQGLPISSFVDCCVSLLERPDIMPGPIPASKMVSCLLQFVNSSKRQSSRGWGSGLMSELAAMVETCPSVQNQLGPALLRTYVSVDVVEGLDVDKDEFDKYSARSEIGKLIEHLWRRADCRTSIVQQCEKEIFQNFLSAILDTLLYMLHDSLSRLANIKKIEVAKQNEHEWNALSMQEKMDKEHFLKNEEHVGKGFMSMANQTLEFIDLLTRAEEVARCFTRQPLAKRSASVICGFLESLCGAKAKDYKVKDFEKYNFSPQQLLLQITTILLRIAREVPASNDNFLVNMATDTDFEASNLDKALSVISSKGLSEEDSLQQFQQLIQQLRQLHEERKSDDMADSDELSVMKELDGVAVEQDKVLEVYTRCMMGYRFLTADIQESHSYLSNLQSLDPRSPKVKTLMKEMKQLRQNLPVHPNAAIFVVQEEERIDVMRALVTGPVGTPYSLGCFVFDIYFPASYPNSAPLVKIITTGGGSVRFNPNLYSDGQVCFVCQIQPQPVL, from the exons ATGTTTCG GTTTTTGTTAGTAATAACTGTGGTGACTGTGGTGACCATGTGCTTTGATGAAGAAGCTTGGTACAATGCTGAAGATGGAGATGACATTGGCCTGGCAGACCTGCTGGATGAG GAGGACATTCAGGCAATTCTGAAAAAGTATGACATAGATGATAATGGACAGCTGAACGAGGATGAACTTGAGCTAGGAAGAGGGGAAATATCAGCAGCAGTGAGGCGAAAACAGAAGGAACTGAGGAAGAATCCTGGGGGAGCAGATGACAAAACGGAGAAG CCTGAGGTAGCAGCTCCTGAACAGAGGGAGAACAACAACAATTATATATTGTTGTCTGTGATTGGTGGAGGAGTAGTGTTGGTGCTTGCTGCTGGTGTGATGAAGAGGCAGCAGACTCCAGTGTCTACTCCAATGTCTCCAGATGCAGAGA GATTATTGTTGAAGAAAAGAGAGGAATGGCTAGACAAGATGTCCAGTCAGAATGTGGTTCACAAGCAGCAGGGAGGTGTGAACAATTCCAAACAATCCACACTGTTACCTACAGCAAGTATTAATACAAAGACCAAAGCACAGGCATCAAGACCTGACATAGTTCCAACAGACGACACACAAACATTAACTAACACTACAGACACTGGCAAACTAGAATCCAAAATTGACCCACAAACTGAGAAGAGTGAAGACAAATCTGATCAACTAAAGCCAGGTGAACAAACAGACAAGTGTGAAAGTATCTCTACCCTGTGTGAAAGTATGTGTACCCAGTCCCAGATGAAAGCCGTTAGCAGTCTTACCCATACAGACCCAGCAGAGATGTCAGATCAGCCCCAAAATAACCAGAAGCAGACTTTAGGAGGAAAACCAAAGCCATCACAAGGTGTATCAACTGATTCAGAAGGTGCTggtgatcatttggaaaaagaCTCTGTATCACATACACATAGACAAACAGCACAAGCAAAGAGAGCACCTGCAACATCAAACACAAATAATTTACGACAGTTCCTCTCCAGTGTTCTCGACTCAACCATA GACATCACCACCACTGGGAAGATCAGGTATAGTGTAGGAAGTCTGACCATCAATGCTAAAGATGTACCAGAACAGCCTGCTGGTATCCCTGCCTTCCTAGGTGAAGTAATGAAGAAGATAGTTCCACGTCAGATTAGTCGCATCAAGTACATGATGAAGTGTTACAGCAGCTGCGAGGAGTTCCATCCTCACTACAATGACCAACTGGTGACCGCTGCAGGTGACTGGTTCAAACAGTACAGTGTTGATGTTATCATGGACAGCCTCAAGTCAG AGTCAGCTAATGCCGAGGAGGACGATCTGTGGTCTGACTATGACAATACACATGTTGCA AGTGAGGCTGTGAACTTCctgttgtgtgtgagtgggtggttgAAGGACTGTGTTCAGGTTCCTGACAGCCTGTTGTCAAGGTTACTACAGCAACATGAGGACACTGCATGTGCTgccaagaaagataactctgtcCTATTCCTGACTGTATTGCTTCAGGCTGCAGGACAACAAGTAGCCAGTGTTGAGAG GATGGATGAAGTGATTCTCACTGAGGGCAAGACACTCAGAGCTCTGGAAATATTACTTGACAAT GCTGCTGCAGGAGCTGTTTTAGCCATTGCTCTAGAGAAGGAAGTGCCTGAGGCCGCCAAGGGACTG GGCAATTATTTTGAGAAGTCATCCCTGTTTGGACCTCTCCTGGCAGTGTCCACGGTGCCAACTAAATTCCTGCGGAAGCATCAGATCACCCTGACCGGGAATGCAGCGTCACCTTTCACATCTATGAGAGGCTTCCCTCGAGTCACAGAGTCCGATCTCCACCTTGTTGAA TCAGCAATCCAGGAGGGACTCCATCGTTGTTGGAACGTGGTGTACAATGCCCTGAGAAAGGTTGTCACCTCCAAGGCGTCAAGGGAGCAGGGCCTGTCCTGGATTGCCAGTGTCATTAACCTGAACGAGTTGCGCACGTCAGCCCTGTTGCAGAATGATTCCCAAGTTCAAGCATGCTGCAGTGATG GGTATATGGTGAACTTCTGTGGGATGTTGCTGGAGTTCTTCCTGCCAATCTACAGCGACAAGGACAAGCTGGACAAGGTCAACCTCGGATACTCCACATCAGAGGCATGTCGGCTCAACTATGACTTTGAGACATGTCTGGCTGGGGGACAGATAG TGAGTGATACATCTGAAGAGCAAGGAATGGGCTCTGTTCCAAAGGATCTACAGTCACAACACAACTTTATCACAGAGTGTTTTCACTTAAACCAGCGGGCTCTTAATGTGGGCGTCCTTCCTGCCATCATTCACTACAACAGGATGCAGAG agacctGCAACTGAAAATAGAGTCTGTAAAGGGAAGCAGCCTTGAAGAGCAGATTCGCAACCAGCACGTG CTGCTGACTCTGATGTGGGACACCTGTCTGTGTGACCAGGAGCTTGTCCGCAGTGTCACAATGTTCTATCTCAGTCAGGCTGGACTGCTGCAGAAGCTCCTGAAGGAAGCAGGGGAG GGATCAGTAAGTGGTGAGGAGAAAGTGAAGGCAGAGAAGAAGGCCTTTTCCATGATACCAGAGTTCTGCGTAAAGGATATGGCCATCTGGTTCCGGTTTGTGGCCACCCATGCAGTCTATGTCCACAAGGGAGTTCTCCAGGGTCTTCCA ATCTCCTCCTTTGTTGACTGCTGTGTAAGCCTCCTGGAGCGACCTGACATCATGCCTGGTCCTATTCCGGCCAGTAAGATGGTCTCTTGTTTGCTCCAATTTGTCAACTCATCAAAAAGGCAAAGCTCAAG AGGATGGGGCAGCGGTCTGATGTCTGAGCTGGCAGCGATGGTGGAGACATGTCCATCAGTACAGAACCAGCTGGGCCCAGCCCTCCTCCGCACCTATGTCAGCGTTGATGTTGTTGAGGGCCTGGATGTGGACAAAGATGAGTTTGACAAATACTCTGCAAG ATCTGAGATTGGCAAACTGATTGAACACCTGTGGAGGAGGGCTGACTGTCGGACATCTATTGTTCAGCAGTGTGAGAAGGAGATATTTCAG AACTTCCTGAGCGCCATCCTGGACACGCTGCTCTACATGCTCCATGATAGTCTCTCCAGACTTGCCAACATCAAGAAGATAGAAGTGGCCAAACAGAATG AGCATGAGTGGAATGCTCTGTCCATGCAGGAGAAGATGGACAAAGAACACTTCCTGAAGAACGAGGAACATGTGGGAAAAGGTTTCATGTCCATG GCTAACCAGACCCTGGAGTTTATTGACCTGTTGACGAGAGCTGAGGAGGTGGCCAGGTGCTTCACACGACAACCACTAGCCAAGAGATCAGCCTCAGTG ATCTGTGGGTTTTTAGAATCTCTATGTGGAGCCAAAGCAAAGGATTACAAGGTGAAAGATTTTGAGAA ATACAACTTCAGTCCACAACAGCTACTGTTGCAAATTACAACAATTCTACTGCGAATTGCCCGAGAGGTGCCAGCCTCAAATGACAACTTCCTGGTGAACATGGCAACTGATACTGATTTCGAGGCCAGCAACCTGGACAAGGCCCTCTCTGTCATAAGCTCCAAGGGTCTGTCTGAAGAGGACAGTCTCCAGCAGTTCCAGCAACTGATACAACAG TTGCGACAGCTTCATGAGGAGAGGAAGTCAGATGACATGGCTGACTCAGATGAGCTAAGTGTGATGAAGGAGCTGGATGGTGTGGCTGTAGAGCAGGACAAGGTGCTGGAGGTCTACACTAGGTGTATGATGGGTTATCGCTTCCTCACAGCAGACATACAG gAAAGTCACAGCTACCTGAGTAACTTGCAGAGTCTTGATCCAAG GTCACCCAAGGTGAAGACTCTGATGAAGGAGATGAAGCAGCTGCGCCAGAACCTGCCGGTCCACCCCAACGCAGCCATCTTTGTTGTTCAG GAGGAGGAGCGTATTGATGTGATGCGAGCTCTGGTAACAGGGCCTGTTGGGACGCCTTACAGCCTGGGTTGTTTCGTGTTTGACATCTACTTCCCCGCCAGCTACCCAAACAGTGCTCCACTAGTGAAGATCATCACCACAGGTGGAGGAAGTGTCAG ATTCAACCCCAACCTGTACTCTGATGGCcaggtgtgttttgtgtgtcagATTCAACCCCAACCTGTACTCTGA